From Halobacillus sp. Marseille-Q1614, the proteins below share one genomic window:
- a CDS encoding triphosphoribosyl-dephospho-CoA synthase: protein MTWSSAKECKKVLSNWAVDSLIQEAELTPKPGLVDPGDQGAHLDMSFAMMVKSAHSLRETFSQIAEVSYNRKPSQELREEIAEIGREGEKVMMEATKGVNTHKGAIWVLGLLTSGTAVNKPGEAVPQIVETASIISRYNDRRAPLISSHGSEIHKKFGVKGARGEAVSGFPRIINVALPMLYQSRKKGISEDYARLDTLVNLIACLDDTCIIHRGGLAVLYLIQEKAQQVLQCGGVSTSEGWSKLEELNQTLLKHNASPGGSADLLAAVLYLDQLRNDQNIIEKKMATI, encoded by the coding sequence ATGACTTGGAGCAGCGCTAAAGAGTGCAAAAAAGTCCTTAGTAATTGGGCTGTAGATTCTCTTATTCAAGAAGCGGAGCTTACACCAAAACCAGGGCTTGTGGATCCAGGAGACCAAGGAGCACATCTTGATATGAGCTTTGCAATGATGGTGAAGTCAGCCCATTCTTTAAGGGAAACTTTTAGTCAAATAGCTGAAGTTTCCTATAATAGAAAGCCCAGCCAAGAGCTTCGTGAAGAAATTGCTGAGATCGGACGTGAAGGTGAGAAGGTAATGATGGAAGCAACGAAAGGGGTTAACACACACAAAGGAGCTATATGGGTGTTAGGGCTTCTTACTTCAGGCACCGCAGTCAACAAACCTGGAGAGGCTGTGCCTCAAATTGTGGAAACCGCTTCTATTATCTCTCGCTATAATGATCGTCGTGCTCCCCTTATTTCCAGTCACGGTTCTGAAATTCACAAAAAATTTGGAGTGAAGGGAGCTAGAGGAGAAGCTGTATCTGGTTTTCCCCGTATTATAAATGTTGCACTGCCGATGCTCTATCAATCAAGAAAAAAAGGAATTTCAGAAGATTATGCACGATTAGACACTCTAGTTAATCTTATTGCCTGCTTAGATGATACATGTATTATTCATCGAGGTGGCTTAGCAGTCTTGTACCTGATTCAGGAGAAAGCGCAGCAAGTTTTACAGTGTGGAGGGGTATCGACATCTGAAGGGTGGAGTAAATTGGAAGAACTAAATCAAACTCTGTTAAAGCATAATGCCTCTCCAGGTGGAAGTGCCGATCTATTAGCGGCTGTCTTATACTTAGATCAGTTAAGAAACGATCAAAATATTATTGAAAAAAAGATGGCCACAATATAA
- a CDS encoding malonate decarboxylase subunit delta: METMFFEYPADKSIAQRAHVGVVGSGDLEVLVTPSEEPRIQVQVRTGMTGFNDTWEKVIERFCKQYEAQANIQVNDFGATPGVVSLRLAQALEVSGRESS; encoded by the coding sequence TTGGAAACTATGTTTTTTGAATATCCTGCTGATAAGTCAATAGCTCAGAGAGCACACGTCGGAGTTGTAGGGTCTGGGGATTTAGAAGTGCTTGTGACTCCTTCAGAAGAGCCTAGGATTCAAGTGCAAGTAAGAACGGGGATGACAGGGTTTAATGATACTTGGGAAAAGGTGATTGAGCGGTTTTGTAAACAATATGAAGCGCAGGCCAATATACAAGTGAACGACTTTGGGGCAACTCCTGGAGTAGTTTCCTTGAGGCTGGCTCAAGCTTTGGAGGTGAGTGGACGTGAAAGCTCTTAA